Proteins from a single region of Desulfolutivibrio sulfoxidireducens:
- the rimI gene encoding ribosomal protein S18-alanine N-acetyltransferase, producing the protein MFDSRPPERGERHMGALVRLGPDDAGRLAAFERESFPHPWTEGQFRDSLGREHFACYGIAWEGELAAYLSLSLAAGEMEVLNLAVRPRFRRRGLASRLLGHVLQLAHETGMTDAYLEVRASNAPALALYARFGFTCRGRRTAYYPDNREDALLLWRACGEKTTEISEKTGKEYP; encoded by the coding sequence ATGTTCGATTCAAGACCACCGGAACGCGGCGAACGCCACATGGGGGCCTTGGTGCGCCTGGGGCCGGACGACGCCGGTCGTCTGGCGGCCTTCGAGAGGGAAAGCTTTCCCCATCCATGGACCGAAGGGCAGTTTCGGGACAGCCTGGGGCGGGAGCATTTCGCCTGCTACGGCATAGCGTGGGAGGGCGAACTGGCCGCCTATCTTTCCTTGTCCCTGGCGGCGGGGGAGATGGAGGTCCTCAACCTGGCGGTGCGGCCCCGGTTTCGCCGCCGGGGACTGGCCAGCCGTCTTCTGGGACACGTCTTGCAACTTGCCCATGAAACGGGCATGACCGATGCGTATCTGGAGGTTCGGGCCTCCAATGCCCCGGCCCTGGCCCTGTACGCCCGTTTCGGGTTCACCTGCCGGGGGCGGCGTACGGCCTATTACCCGGACAACAGGGAGGACGCCCTGCTTTTGTGGCGGGCATGCGGCGAGAAAACGACCGAAATCAGCGAAAAGACCGGCAAGGAGTACCCATGA
- a CDS encoding NUDIX hydrolase: protein MKRPPRKITLPELVEYLDARDRPLGIMPLSEVHRQSLFHRSVLILVYNPQGKVYLQKRAASKAVYPGRYDVSASGHVKAGESRLEAAIRELDEELGIAADTLRVVENAPASPMTGYEFVTLYTAGKTRAAPRPNPEEVSDGLFVDHAELAYMADRFRELLTPGLVHFFERNAIFPPAR, encoded by the coding sequence ATGAAACGCCCCCCCCGCAAAATCACCCTTCCCGAACTCGTGGAATACCTGGACGCCCGGGACCGTCCGCTCGGGATCATGCCCCTTTCCGAGGTCCATCGCCAATCGCTTTTCCATCGTTCCGTGCTGATTTTGGTCTACAATCCCCAGGGCAAGGTCTATCTGCAAAAACGGGCCGCATCGAAGGCGGTGTACCCCGGCCGATACGACGTTTCCGCGTCGGGGCACGTGAAGGCCGGGGAATCCCGTCTGGAGGCCGCCATCCGGGAACTCGACGAGGAACTGGGGATCGCCGCCGACACGTTGCGCGTCGTGGAAAACGCCCCGGCCTCGCCCATGACCGGCTACGAATTCGTGACCCTGTACACCGCCGGAAAAACCAGGGCCGCGCCGCGTCCCAATCCCGAGGAGGTCTCGGACGGCCTGTTCGTGGACCATGCCGAACTGGCCTACATGGCGGACCGCTTCCGGGAGCTTCTGACCCCGGGACTGGTGCATTTCTTCGAGCGAAACGCCATCTTCCCTCCGGCCCGGTAG
- a CDS encoding DMT family transporter, with translation MKWPFLLMALTAGILIPVQAGVNSLLGKAVGGAEAAAFISFAVGTVVLAAYLLVFRISLPLGEIVSSSPWWYWTGGAFGAFFVAASVILVPKLGAGVMMSVIVAGQIAASLALDHFGVLGYPARPLDLQRAIGAALVVAGVFFVRG, from the coding sequence ATGAAGTGGCCGTTTCTGCTCATGGCCCTGACCGCCGGCATCCTGATTCCGGTGCAGGCCGGCGTCAACTCCCTGCTGGGAAAGGCCGTGGGCGGGGCCGAGGCCGCCGCATTCATATCCTTTGCCGTGGGAACGGTGGTTCTGGCCGCCTACCTGCTCGTATTCCGCATTTCCCTGCCGCTTGGGGAGATAGTTTCCTCCTCGCCCTGGTGGTATTGGACCGGCGGGGCGTTTGGGGCCTTTTTCGTGGCCGCCTCGGTGATTCTGGTGCCAAAGCTCGGGGCCGGGGTGATGATGTCGGTGATCGTGGCCGGGCAGATCGCGGCCTCCCTGGCCCTGGACCACTTCGGGGTCCTTGGCTATCCCGCGCGGCCCCTGGACCTGCAACGGGCCATCGGGGCGGCCCTTGTGGTCGCCGGGGTTTTCTTCGTCAGGGGGTGA
- a CDS encoding YccF domain-containing protein — protein MAPVNFLLNVLWLVLGGFWMAVGWYLAGIVMFVTIIGIPWARSCFVIGNLSLWPFGKEVVNRELVTGREDMGTGGLGLVGNIIWFVLAGLWLAIGHILAAALNFVTIIGIPFGFQHLKLAMLALAPVGKTVVDKIYD, from the coding sequence ATGGCCCCGGTGAATTTTCTCTTGAACGTCCTGTGGCTGGTGCTTGGAGGATTCTGGATGGCCGTGGGCTGGTATCTGGCGGGCATCGTCATGTTCGTGACCATCATCGGCATCCCCTGGGCCCGCTCCTGCTTCGTCATCGGCAACCTGTCCCTCTGGCCCTTCGGCAAGGAGGTGGTGAACAGGGAACTGGTCACCGGCCGCGAGGATATGGGCACGGGCGGGCTTGGCCTGGTGGGCAACATCATCTGGTTCGTTTTGGCCGGGCTGTGGCTGGCCATCGGGCACATCCTGGCCGCGGCCCTCAATTTCGTGACCATCATCGGCATCCCCTTCGGGTTCCAGCACCTGAAACTGGCCATGTTGGCCCTGGCCCCGGTGGGCAAGACCGTGGTGGACAAGATCTACGACTAG
- a CDS encoding rhodanese-like domain-containing protein produces MSEHDGSATGPLVRSAREVRRFLAGLSPDAVNLLDVRQDWEYREFHLPGAMLVPLGELPDRLHEIDRKKPTVTYCRTGRRSFSAAMILAGQGFSPVVNMAGGIVAWPGAGAIGPVDQGLFLVPPELDPEGVFRLAYAMEKRLGRFYEVQAGIAVDPEVSETFRRLAGFEDKHKHMVLALWRKSGAAVPDQIERDAEESEAAQEMVLEGGLPGEIYLAGRGGGPSNPVEVLELAMAVEAQALDLYSRGARLMESPESREALVRLAGEEKGHLAALSTLLDRMSPNPVS; encoded by the coding sequence ATGTCCGAACACGATGGGAGCGCCACTGGTCCTCTGGTGCGTAGCGCAAGGGAAGTCCGGAGGTTTCTGGCCGGATTGTCCCCGGATGCGGTCAACCTGCTGGACGTGCGCCAGGACTGGGAATACCGGGAGTTTCATCTCCCGGGGGCGATGCTCGTGCCGCTTGGGGAATTGCCCGACAGGCTTCACGAGATCGACCGGAAAAAGCCCACGGTCACATACTGCCGCACCGGTCGCCGCAGTTTTTCCGCCGCCATGATCCTGGCCGGACAGGGTTTTTCCCCGGTCGTGAACATGGCCGGGGGGATTGTCGCCTGGCCGGGGGCCGGGGCCATCGGCCCGGTCGACCAGGGGCTTTTCCTGGTACCGCCCGAGCTTGATCCCGAAGGGGTCTTCCGCCTGGCCTACGCCATGGAGAAGCGGCTCGGCCGATTCTACGAGGTGCAGGCCGGGATCGCCGTCGATCCGGAGGTGTCCGAAACCTTTCGAAGACTGGCCGGATTCGAGGACAAGCACAAACACATGGTCCTGGCCCTGTGGCGCAAAAGCGGGGCGGCTGTCCCGGACCAGATCGAACGTGACGCCGAGGAGTCGGAGGCGGCCCAGGAGATGGTTCTGGAGGGCGGGCTGCCGGGTGAAATCTATCTGGCCGGACGCGGCGGCGGGCCATCGAACCCCGTCGAGGTACTGGAACTGGCCATGGCCGTCGAGGCCCAGGCCCTGGACCTGTACTCCCGGGGGGCCAGGCTGATGGAGTCCCCGGAGAGCCGCGAGGCCCTGGTGCGTCTGGCTGGAGAGGAAAAGGGCCACCTTGCGGCCCTGTCCACGCTTTTGGACCGCATGTCCCCAAACCCTGTGTCCTGA
- a CDS encoding N-formylglutamate amidohydrolase: MNESEPPRVATGTSAGGVVVVVTCEHGGNEVPADLAHLFESEAGRLKGHLGYDAGALEMARAFAAAFAAPLFFSTVTRQVVDGNRSPGHKKLFSRVTKQLQKGVRHDILARHYQPLRRETLAAVSAVRAAGHTVVHLSSHSFVPVFKGQVRTMDIGLLYDPGREGERRLCQAWKRGIEAARPDLRVRRNAPYRGVSDGHVTALRRRFPYGYLGIELEVNQRFFLEDRPAFEALLDLLPRTFAATLASRAFDGKDAASSMS; the protein is encoded by the coding sequence ATGAATGAATCCGAACCGCCGCGCGTCGCGACGGGAACGTCAGCTGGCGGGGTGGTTGTGGTGGTCACCTGCGAGCACGGCGGCAACGAGGTCCCGGCGGATCTGGCCCATCTCTTCGAGTCCGAGGCCGGACGTCTCAAGGGGCACCTGGGCTACGACGCCGGAGCCCTGGAGATGGCCCGGGCCTTTGCCGCCGCATTCGCCGCGCCCCTTTTTTTCAGCACGGTGACCCGGCAGGTGGTGGACGGGAACCGCTCCCCGGGACACAAGAAACTTTTTTCCCGGGTGACCAAACAGCTTCAAAAGGGCGTTCGCCACGACATCCTCGCGCGCCACTACCAGCCCCTGCGCCGGGAGACCCTGGCCGCCGTGAGTGCGGTCCGCGCGGCGGGGCATACCGTGGTCCACCTGTCCTCCCACAGCTTCGTGCCGGTGTTCAAAGGCCAGGTCCGGACCATGGATATCGGGCTTTTGTACGATCCGGGCCGGGAAGGGGAGAGGCGGCTGTGTCAGGCCTGGAAGCGGGGGATCGAGGCGGCCCGGCCCGACCTGCGGGTGCGCCGCAACGCGCCCTACAGAGGCGTCTCGGACGGGCACGTCACCGCGCTGCGCAGGCGTTTTCCGTACGGCTACCTGGGCATAGAACTCGAGGTGAACCAGCGTTTTTTTCTGGAAGACCGGCCGGCCTTCGAGGCCCTTCTCGATCTGCTCCCCCGGACCTTCGCCGCCACCCTGGCCTCTCGTGCGTTCGACGGAAAAGACGCGGCATCGTCCATGTCTTGA
- a CDS encoding carboxylate-amine ligase: MSGGPFHLFQVAGLEIEYMIVDAATLRVLPRADLVLRDASGAVVSDMEHPDISWSNELVSHVIELKTSGPTSRLAGTAGAFQDHVRRINALLAPHRARLLPTGAHPFMDPGRETVLWPHEYGPVYAAFDRIFGCRGHGWSNLQSMHVNLPFHGDEEFGRLHAAIRLLLPIMPALAASTPVLDGRITGCLDSRMSFYGKNSARVPSVAGRIVPEPVFDEATYRRDILGPMYRDMAPLDPEGVLRDEFLNARGAIARFDRGAIEIRVLDTQECPAADVAVAGLVRAALMALAEGRLGDMERFRAMDTARLASILASVIRDADAARIEDADYLAALGISGRPRPAGEIWKELCERCLPLPDHDPAWDAPLASILERGCLSRRILAALGGDVSRDRLMSVYRRLAACLEAGEVFHE; the protein is encoded by the coding sequence GTGAGCGGCGGTCCCTTCCATCTGTTCCAGGTCGCGGGCCTGGAGATCGAATACATGATCGTGGACGCGGCGACCCTGCGGGTTTTGCCGCGCGCCGATCTCGTCCTGCGCGACGCCTCGGGCGCGGTGGTCTCGGACATGGAACATCCCGACATCTCCTGGTCCAATGAACTGGTGTCCCACGTCATCGAACTGAAAACCTCCGGGCCGACGTCCCGTCTGGCCGGGACGGCCGGGGCCTTCCAGGACCACGTCCGGCGCATAAACGCCCTTTTGGCCCCGCACCGGGCCAGGCTTCTGCCCACGGGCGCGCATCCCTTCATGGACCCGGGCCGGGAAACGGTGCTGTGGCCCCACGAATACGGCCCGGTCTACGCCGCCTTCGACCGTATCTTCGGCTGCCGGGGGCACGGCTGGTCCAATCTGCAAAGCATGCACGTCAACCTGCCTTTTCACGGCGACGAGGAATTCGGCCGGCTGCACGCCGCCATCCGCCTGCTCTTGCCCATCATGCCCGCCCTGGCCGCCTCGACGCCCGTCCTCGACGGCCGGATCACCGGATGCCTCGACAGCCGGATGAGCTTTTACGGGAAAAACTCCGCCCGGGTCCCGTCCGTGGCCGGCCGGATCGTGCCCGAGCCGGTCTTTGACGAGGCCACCTATCGCCGGGACATCCTGGGGCCCATGTATCGGGACATGGCCCCCCTTGATCCCGAGGGCGTGCTGCGCGACGAGTTCCTGAATGCCCGGGGGGCCATCGCCCGCTTCGACCGGGGGGCCATCGAGATCCGGGTTCTGGACACCCAGGAATGCCCGGCGGCGGACGTGGCCGTGGCCGGCCTGGTCCGGGCGGCGCTCATGGCCCTGGCGGAGGGCCGTCTCGGGGATATGGAGCGCTTTCGGGCCATGGACACGGCCCGACTGGCGTCGATCCTGGCTTCGGTCATCCGGGACGCCGATGCGGCCCGCATCGAGGATGCGGACTATCTCGCGGCCCTGGGGATTTCGGGCCGGCCGCGTCCGGCCGGCGAGATATGGAAAGAACTGTGCGAGCGGTGCCTCCCCCTGCCGGACCACGATCCGGCCTGGGACGCGCCCCTGGCGTCCATCCTGGAACGGGGGTGCCTCTCCCGGCGCATCCTGGCCGCCCTGGGCGGGGACGTCTCCCGGGACCGTCTCATGTCCGTCTACCGCCGGCTGGCCGCCTGCCTGGAGGCGGGCGAGGTCTTTCATGAATGA
- a CDS encoding RimK family protein gives MSVLVVIENPEECSLVFSGVEPVAARSYLTDDSFPALKGVKIFNLCRSYRYQSIGYYVSLLAEARGHKPVPGMVTIQDMKSQAIIRLVSDELEEVIGRQLADQEPRKISVNIYFGKTPDKMFEPVASRLFKSFPAPLLRADFGCSAFWNLQNISPISVKDIPVTDRDFAQSVASEFFAGKKLVIPKRPVNRYDLAILYDPAEKHPPSDQKALKKFVKAAETVGLGTELITRDDSNRLSEFDALFIRETTSVDHHTYRLARKALAEGLVVIDDPESILRCSNKVYLAELMTRYRVPVPKTLIVHSKNIDQVLSEFSLPCVLKQPDSAFSQGVVLARDKEKLLRETKRLLAKSELVIAQEYVPSNFDWRIGILDRRPLFACKYHMAAKHWQILRKDGSGREVYGKVETMPVTKAPKTVVRMALKAANLIGDGLYGVDLKQIGKKVYVIEVNDNPNIDSGYEDEVLQDELYLKIMEVFLRRIEARKAGSMVP, from the coding sequence CAAGGGCGTCAAGATATTCAACCTGTGCCGGTCCTACCGCTACCAGAGCATCGGCTACTACGTCTCGCTTCTGGCCGAGGCCCGGGGGCACAAGCCCGTGCCGGGCATGGTGACCATCCAGGATATGAAGTCCCAGGCCATTATCCGCCTGGTCTCGGACGAGCTGGAGGAGGTCATCGGCAGGCAGTTGGCGGACCAGGAGCCCCGCAAGATCAGCGTGAACATCTATTTCGGGAAAACCCCGGACAAGATGTTCGAGCCCGTGGCCTCGCGGCTTTTCAAGTCCTTTCCGGCCCCGCTTCTGCGCGCCGATTTCGGCTGCTCGGCCTTTTGGAACCTGCAAAACATCTCGCCCATAAGCGTCAAGGACATCCCCGTTACGGACCGGGACTTCGCCCAGTCCGTGGCCTCGGAATTCTTCGCCGGCAAAAAGCTGGTCATCCCCAAGCGTCCGGTCAACCGCTACGATCTGGCCATCCTGTACGATCCGGCGGAAAAGCACCCTCCATCGGACCAGAAAGCCCTCAAAAAGTTCGTCAAGGCCGCCGAGACCGTGGGCCTTGGCACGGAACTGATCACCCGCGACGACTCCAACCGCCTCTCCGAATTCGACGCCCTGTTCATCCGCGAAACCACCAGCGTGGACCACCACACCTACCGCCTGGCCCGAAAGGCCCTGGCCGAGGGACTGGTGGTCATCGACGACCCGGAATCGATCCTTCGCTGCTCGAACAAGGTCTATCTGGCCGAACTCATGACCCGTTACCGGGTTCCCGTGCCCAAGACCCTCATTGTGCACAGCAAAAACATCGACCAGGTCCTCTCCGAATTCTCCCTGCCCTGCGTGCTCAAGCAGCCGGACAGCGCCTTTTCCCAGGGCGTGGTCCTGGCCAGGGACAAGGAAAAGCTCCTGAGGGAGACCAAACGGCTGCTGGCCAAGTCCGAACTGGTCATTGCCCAGGAATACGTGCCCTCCAATTTCGACTGGCGCATTGGCATCCTGGATCGCCGCCCCCTTTTCGCCTGCAAGTACCACATGGCCGCCAAGCACTGGCAGATCCTGCGCAAGGACGGTTCCGGCCGCGAGGTCTACGGCAAGGTGGAGACCATGCCCGTGACCAAGGCCCCGAAAACCGTGGTGCGCATGGCCTTAAAGGCCGCCAACCTCATCGGCGACGGCCTGTACGGCGTGGACCTCAAGCAGATCGGCAAGAAAGTCTACGTCATCGAGGTCAACGACAACCCCAATATCGATTCGGGATACGAGGACGAGGTGCTCCAGGACGAGCTGTACCTGAAGATCATGGAGGTTTTTCTCCGGCGCATCGAGGCCCGAAAGGCCGGGAGCATGGTCCCGTGA